The Oscillatoria acuminata PCC 6304 genomic interval ACCCTCAGCTATATTGGCAAATGCTGCTATCAATCGATGCAGATTTTTATAGGGGTCACAGCGACCCACATAGAGAAAATAATTACTAACAGGCAGGTTTAAAAATTTAAAATTGTCGGCATCATATCCCAAGGAAATCGGGGTAATTTTATCTGCCGATATTTTACAGAAATTACTAATATCCCGGGCCGTGGAAATGGAGTTGCAGACAATATGATTGGCTTGCTGCAAGACTAGGGGAATATAATAGCGATGATAATAGGTTAAGGGAGAGCGTTTGTTGGGAAATCGTAGGGGAATAAAATCATGAACCATCACCACAGACCGACAGCCTGAAAACAAGGGGGCTTCCGGCACTGGGGAGAACAGGAGTTGCGATCGCAGGCTTTTATAAATTTTCGGCAGATGTTGTTGGGTCCACCACAACCGCTTTAGATGACCTTTTTTGCCATAATCTGGGGTTAAATCCTCCGGCACTAAGTAACAATTATAAGGAGCTAATTCCCGCCCGATTAATAAAGTCGGCTCCAGAGGGGTCAAATAAGGGACGATTTGGTTAGCATAAGTGGTAATTCCCGTGGGTTTGGGAATTAAAAATGACAGATTAATGGACAGGGAAGTCAAGAGCGTACACCTCGGATTTTTTGCGTGACGTCCAACTACAGGTCAAGAGCGAACACGATTGTTTTATCCAAAGTAAACATCCGAACCTCTTGGTTTCAGGGGAGAGAGTACGGCTTGGACTAGAGGCGATCGCTGCCAATATTGGGCCAATCCCGCAAACTTTCCCCGGGCAATCTCCGGCTTAATAAAAATCAGAATTAAGCCATGGGCAATTAAGCGGAACAATCGACTGATTAAAACTCGTTTTGGACTGTATTTTTCCATTGTTTTTAAATAGCTATAGGTGCTGTGTTTGAACTTCTGTTTAACCTGGGTATCTGCAATCGAGGACGGAGAATGAATCAGGCTTAATTTGGGCGTCACCCCAATAATATGGCCTTGGGCGGCATAGCGTCTGCAAAAGTCAAAATCTTCATAATACAGAAAGTAATCGGGGTCAAAAGTCGGACATTCGGAAAACTGTCCTAAATTAATTAATAAACTGCAACCCGTTACCCAGTCACAAGGGACATAATCGACATCCGCCTCCAGATTCACCAGGTTTTTTTCCAGAATCGCACCCTGACTCGGAATAAATACCCCACCGGCAAACCAAAGGGTCCCGGTGGGTTCATAAACAATTGTACCTAAAATAGACACTTCGGGATTTGCGACAAATAAATTGGGGACTTTTTCCCATCCTTCGGATCCCAGGAGGGTATCCGGATTGATTAACCAGACAATTCCTTGGGGGTCTTGCTGGTAAACCCAATCCAGTCCCAGATTGCACCCCGCCCCAAATCCGACATTCTCCCCAGACTCCAAAATCACCGTAGACTGGCGTTCCAACTGATAAATTGATCCGTCTCCCGGTGAATTATTAACAATAATTACCTGATATTCAAGGGTTGAATTCTCTTGAATGGATTGAATTAATTGCTCAATTAACTCGGTAGAATAATAATTAACCGTTACAAAATAAAGCACCTGGGTTGAGATTCCATCGAGTGATTGACCAACTTAACATAGGATGAAGGATGACCTATCCAAATTTTGGTTTATCTTTCATCCTTCATCCGGCGCAATTAGGGTAATTCAATTTGAGAATCATCGCCAATCATAAACCGGAGGGCTTTGGGTCGTCGGGGGGCGACGGTCAATTGTGCGCGTCTGCCAATCACACTATCCACCAATCGTTGATGAATGCCAATGATTTGAGCGCTATGCAATACCACACTATGTTCTAAATCTGCTTCGACTAACTTCACCTGATCGGCGATACTGCTATAAGGACCAATGAAGCAGTTTTCCAAATAACAATTTTCGCCAATAATTACAGGACCGCGAATTGAACTATTAATGACTTTCGTTCCTGCCCCAATTTGGACCCGCCCGATAATGTGACTGTGATCATCAACTTCGGCGTGATTTTGGGCCTCTAATTGCGTATCCAGAATGATCCGATTGGCTTCGAGGAGGTCATCTTTTTTCCCGGTATCCAACCACCAACCCTCTAGGGTACAGGATTCCACGGAGGTTTTCCAGTCGAGGAGACGTTGAATGGCATCGGTAATTTCCAACTCTCCCCGGGCGGAGGGTTGGATATTGGCGATCGCCTCATGAATCTGGGGAGAAAAAAAGTAAATTCCAACTAAAGCTAAATTAGACGGCGGGTCTTTGGGTTTCTCCACTAATGCTAAAACCTTACCCTTCTCGTCCACTTTTGCCACCCCAAATGCGCTGGGATTCGAGACCGGACGCAGGAGAATTAACGCATCCAGTTGTTCGGCTTTAAACTTATCTAAAAATGGATTCAGCGGCCTTTGGATCAGGTTATCTCCGAGATACATAATAAACGGAGTATCCCCTAAAAATGGCCGAGCAATTTTCACCGCATGAGCTAAACCAGCGGGTTGTTCTTGTAAAATATAAGTAATCTTCGCACCGAAGCGATCGCCATTGCCGGTCAGAGATTTCACCTCTTCCCCAGTTTCCGGACTGATAATAATTCCAATATCCGTAATTCCAGCAGCCACAATTCCTTCAATGCCATACCACAGAATCGGCTTATTAGCGACCGGCACAAGCTGTTTAGCACCGGAATAGGTGAGAGGTCGGAGGCGAGTGCCTTTTCCACCGGACAAAATCAGTGCTTTCATATCAATAATTAACTGCTAAAATTCCGGAGCATTTGTCTGAGTCCCTGTCGCCAGTGGGGGGGATAAGTTCCCAAGGTTGCGGCAATTTTAGCCAGGGAGAGGACCGAATAGGCGGGACGACGGGCGGGAGTAGGATACTCTTCGGTAGAAATGGGCTTAACCCGCTGGATTTGCAGGGGAAAATTTAGGGCCTGGGCTTCTTCAAAGATGGCGATCGCAAAATCATACCAACTGGCAACCCCACTATTGGTGTAATGGTAAGTCCCCGAGGGAATAGCCAACTGAATCATCGAGGCGATCGCTGCCGCTAAATCCCCAGTCCAAGTCGGACTCCCCACTTGATCCGTTACCACCCCTAATTCCTCCCGTTGGGACCCCAAGCGCAGCATCGTCTTGACAAAATTACCGGAACCCCCGGTCCCATACACCCAAGCAGTTCTGAGGATAATCGCATCCCCTCCCACCTGACGAATCGCTTCCTCCCCAGCGAGTTTTGATGCGCCATATTGTCCTAACGGATGGGTGGTATCGGTTTCGCCATAGGGATGAGACTGAGTGCCATCAAAGACATAATCCGTGGAAACATGAATCAACCGCGCCCCTAATTGATGGCACTCAGCCGCCAAAATTCCCACCCCAGTGCCATTAATGGCCATTGCCAGTTCCGGTTCAGTTTCAGCTTTATCCACTGCCGTATAGGCCGCACAATTGACAACCACTTGAGGTTTGACCGTTGCCATGACTTGATGGATCGAGTCGGGATTGGCTAAATCCAGGGTTTGGCGATCGCACCCTGTCACCTCTCCCACCGCTTGGAGAATCGGAGACAATTCCTGTCCCAATTGACCCGTGATCCCGGTTAATAAAATCTGGGTCATGCAAACACTTCCGCATCTTTCAAAGACAGACCGGCTTGGTCTTTTTCCGATAAAATCGGAGTGGCCCCATTCAAGGGCCAATCGATGCCCAATTCCGGATCATTCCACAGGATACAGCGTTCATGGTGCGGGGCGTAATATTCCGTGGTTTTGTACAATACTTCCGCCATTTCTGAGACCACCAAAAAACCATGAGCGAATCCGGGCGGAATCCAGAACTGGCGGTGGTTTTCGGCACTGAGGAGACAACCGGCCCACTGTCCAAAGGTGGGAGAGTCTTTGCGAATGTCCACCGCCACATCAAACACAGCACCCACCACGACCCGGAGTAATTTTCCCTGGGGCTGTTGAATTTGGTAATGTAGACCCCGCAGGACATTTTGCCGCGATCGCGAGTGGTTATCTTGGACAAACTCTGCGGTGATGCCGGTTTTTTCAGCAAAGGTGCGTTGGTTATAACTTTCCAAGAAAAAACCGCGATCGTCGCCGAAAACTTTCGGTTCGATAATCACGACATCAGGAATATCAGTGGGAATTATGTTCATTCAAAAGTCTCAGGGATAGCAACCGGGAGTTTTCTGGTTTAAACTCAGCCGTTAGTCAATTTATCAGAATTGCTCACCTTTAAACCGAGAGGTTTAAAATTTATAACTCATTTTCCAGTCGGTTAAACTCAGGGTTACAGTGGCTTAAGAAGACCAATCCAGGGACTGTAGCAACCCAAGCCTATTCAAGGATACAGAGGGGCCTGTATGGAGGGTGCTATCGAATTTAAGGTTCAGGGTAGCCACTGGCATTCTTGATCCCCAGGACTCAAGAATTCAGGTCTTGTACGTTCCTTATAGCGCCCTAGTTTCCCTAAACGCCTTTGCGTTTATCTTCTATGGTGATGCAATTGTTTGATAAATATTTCCCAAACACCGTTTTAACCCGATCTGTAAATTGGGCGCTGAAAGTGCGTCTGCTTCCCTATCTCGCCGCATCCGTCACGGTGGCATTGTTGTTAGCTGGGGTAGGAGTCCTGAATTATTCTGAACAACAGCGCTGGAAACAGCAGCATCGCGCCAATGTCCTGAATGAAGTCAGCGCCATCCGGGCCCGGTTAGAACAAGGGTTAAACCAGCGGTTGTTTTTGGAACGGGGTTTAGTCGCTTATATTAGCGCCCTCAATTCCAACATTGACCCAGAGCAGTTTGATAACCTAGCACGGGTGATTGTTGCCAAGCAACAGGGGATTCGCAGTATTGCCCTATATGAAAATACCATTGTCAGTCATATGTATCCCCTCGCGGGGAATGAGGCGGCGATCGGGTTTGAACCGATGAGTATTCCCACGGAACGGGAGGCGATTTTGCGGGCGATTCATACCCGCAGCACGGTTTTGGCTGGACCTGTGGACCTGGTTCCCGAAGGGGTGGCGTTTATTAGTCGCACCCCGATATTTTTGACCCCTTCCGGTGCAGCGCCAGGAAGCGGGTCTTACTGGGGGATGGTGGGGATTATTATCGATCGCGATATCCTGTTTACCGAGGCGGGATTGTTCGATACGGAGTCCCAACTGAAATATGCCATCCGAGGGAACGATGGGTTGGGGGCTGCCGGAGGGGTCTTTTTCGGGGACCCCCAAATTTTTAAGCAAAGTCCGGTGTTGTTGTCGGTAATTCTGCCCAATGGATCGTGGCAGTTAGCGGCAATCCCCGCTGAAGGATGGCCGGCGATCGCCCCATTTTCCCGCTGGTTATGGACGGGAGGCTCCGTATTAGCGCTGTTGGCTGGAGGTTTAGTGTTTATTTTGGTCAGTGCCCCAGCAAGACTCCAGGATGCCGTCAATCGAGCCACCACTGCCCTCAGAAATAGTGAAGATGCCCTCAAACAGGCGAATTTGGACTTAAAACACCTCGATCGCCTCAAAGATGAGTTTTTAGCCAATACCTCTCACGAATTACGCACCCCCCTCAATGGCATTATTGGTTTAGCTGAGTCGCTAATTGATGGGGCCGCAGGCGCGGTAACCTCCCTCCAACAGAAAAATTTAGGGATGATTGTCTACTGTGGATATCGCCTCGTCCATCTGGTGAATGACCTGCTTGATTTTTCCAAATTAAAACATAAAACCATTGAACTGCAACTCAAGCCGATTGGCATGAGAGAAATTGCAGAAATTACCCTCTCTATCTGTCAGCCTTTAATTGGGGCTAAGAATTTACAATTAATCAATGGCATTCCGGCGGAGGTTCCGTTAGTTTTAGCTGATGAAAATCGGGTGCAGCAAATTTTACAAAATTTAATTGCTAATGGGATTAAATTTACCTCCATCGGTGTCATAGAAGTATCGGCACAGTTGCGCGAATCGGTTGCGGATACTCCCGATTATCCCAACTATTTAGCGATTACGGTTTCAGATACGGGAATTGGGATTCCCGAGGGTCAGTTAGACCGAATTTTTGAGTCGTTTGAACAAGGGGATGGTTCTACGGCGCGGGAATATGGGGGCACAGGATTGGGGTTATCGATTACGAAGCAGCTTGTGGAGTTGCATGGGGGAGAAATCACAGTAGAATCCACAGTGGGAGTGGGGTCTCGGTTTACCTTTACCTTGCCGATCGCACCCGTTGAGGCAACTCCTGGGGAACCCCTGAGTTATCCTGGGGTTTCCAAACCCATGATCAAGGAAGAACGACAGGCAGTCGCCTTTGATGCTTCAGGTAAAGCGCCTATATCCCCCGAGGAGTCCATCGGAACCGTAACGCTCTTAAATGGGGATGAGAATTCGGAACAATTTAAGATTTTAATTGTGGATGATGAGCCGGTTAATTTACAAGTTTTGGTGAATCATCTGTCTCTACAAAATTATGCCATTACTCAAGCCTCTAATGGGATGGAAGCCTTAGATGTAATTGAGCGCGGGTTTAAGCCAGATTTGATATTACTGGATGTGATGATGCCCAAAATGACTGGGTTAGAAGTCTGTCAAAAATTGCGGGATGTGTTTCCCGCGACGGAAGTACCGATTTTGATGTTAACGGCTAAAACTCAAATTGATGTCCTGGTAGAAGGGTTTGGGTCGGGAGCGAATGATTATTTGACAAAACCCATTTCCAAGAATGAATTATTGGCCCGGATTAAAACCCATTTAAGACTCTCGCATATTAACCTAGCTTACAGTCGATTTGTTCCCCGAGAATTTTTAGAAATGTTGAATAAAGAAAGCATTATTGATGTCAAATTGAGCGATAGTGTGAATCAGTCGATGTCAATTTTATTTTCAGATATACGGGATTTCACAAGTTTAAGCGAACGGATGACACCGGAAGAGACGTTTAAGTTTATTAATGCTTATTTGTCGCGCATGGAACCGGCGATCGCGGCCAATAATGGGTTTATTGATAAATATATTGGCGATGCGATTATGGCTTTATTTAATGGGGAAGCCGATGATGCCGTGCAAGCGGGAATTGCCATGATCCGTAGCCTTGGAGAATATAATCGCGATCGCCTCGCCTTGGGAGAACAGGTGATTAAAATTGGCATTGGCATCAATACCGGCGATTTAATGTTAGGAACCGTTGGTGGAAAAACTCGTATGGATGGGACGGCGATCGGAGATGCGGTCAACTTAGCCTCCCGGATTGAAGGACTCACCAAACAATATGATGTTTCCTTATTAATTTCTGAGTTTACCTTTTCCCGGTTAAAAAATCCCAGCCACTATGGAATCCGCAAAATTGATACCGTAAAAGTCAAAGGTAAATCAGAATTAGTCACCGTCTATGAAGTATTTGATGCTGATCCACCGGATCTAAAAGTATCCAAATTAGAGACCAAACAGGACTTTGAAACCGCCTTATTTTACTATAACCAGAACTCACCGGAGGAAGCCCAGGAACTCTTTGAACGGTGTTTGTGCCAGAATCCCGAAGATAAAGTCGCCCAGGTTTATCGCGATCGCACCCAAGAAAAGTTATCCTAAGCCCCCGATGCGATCGCCTGCTGAACAGAACTAACCTTGCTGCTGTTGCTTTGAGTATCAACCACTCCGGCCACTCAGTCAGTTTAAGAACTTGCGCTAATGGGGAGTAGCACTGTTGCGCTGTTCAAAACGTTTACCCCCGATCGCCCAACGTATTAACCCCTCCCATTCCGGTAACTGGGTAAGGCGATCGCGATCGAATCCCTCTCCCACATCCCGCGAAAATTCGGCAAAACTCTCCACCCAATGCACCACTGTTTCCACCGGCAAATAAGGCGAATAATTCCAAGACTTCTGTAAGAATTGGACCATTTCCTGTGGAATATCCCAGAGGGTCCAGTGGAGACCCGCGATCCGTTCTTGGATTTTCGCGGGTTGAGGGCAGAAGGTTAAGGCTCTTTGGTAGTGGTCGAGGACGGCTTGGGTATGTGAATGGGTGGGCATTGGTAATCTTTTTGGCTATAATAAAGCAATTCTAAGACTCATGGCTATGATATCGAACACCTATCAACTCCCTTTAACTTTTGAACAAATCTTAATTCTAGTTCAACAACTTCCTCAAGAGGAGCAAATCAAACTCAAACAGGAAATTGATAAACGAATAAACGCCAGGGAAGAAGATTTGTTGACCGTCTTCGATCGCATTGGCAAAAAGGCTCAACAAAAAGGATTAACTGAAGAAATTCTTCAGGAATTACTTGCGGATGAGTCCTAAGCTGATTGTGATTGACACCAATGTTTTAATCAGTGCAGTTTTGAGTCCTGAAGGAACGGCACGAAAAGCCTTTAATCGGGTTTATCAGTGCTTTAAAATTGCTCAAAGTTATGAAACCTATCAAGAATTAGTAACAAGGATTTACAAGCGTAAATTTGATAAATATATTTCCGATGAAGAACGAGAAGATTTCTTGAGAGTCGTCAAACATTATAGTCAATTTGTCAAGGTGGAATCTCAACTTGAGATTTAATGTCCTCAACGATTTATCGGGATGCTCCGTTAGCTCTAGCAGGAGACCCGATCGCTCAGAGGGCAGGAGATCTAGCGCCAACTGCCCTCTTGTAGACGGGAGATTATTTAACCGTCTCAATGCTGCGGGTCTGATTCGTCATCCGGCTCAAGAAAATCTGGAGCACACTGCGTCGGCCAATTTTAATATTACCCTGCACAGCCATCCCGGACTGAAGCTCAACTTGCAGTCCATTATTTAACAAGAAAGTTTCACTATCTAAAGTAATCGTTGCGGGGAAGGCATAAAAGCG includes:
- a CDS encoding glycosyltransferase family 4 protein, which codes for MTSLSINLSFLIPKPTGITTYANQIVPYLTPLEPTLLIGRELAPYNCYLVPEDLTPDYGKKGHLKRLWWTQQHLPKIYKSLRSQLLFSPVPEAPLFSGCRSVVMVHDFIPLRFPNKRSPLTYYHRYYIPLVLQQANHIVCNSISTARDISNFCKISADKITPISLGYDADNFKFLNLPVSNYFLYVGRCDPYKNLHRLIAAFANIAEGSEYELWLAGSSDPRYSPALKEQVKELGLGERVKFLEYVPYEKLPVLMNQAIALVFPSLWEGFGLPALEAMACGTPVITSNRSSLPEVTGDAGILVDPYNIREIASAMLAVALGATTRSRLRELGLARASQFSWSQTGISTGEILKDYL
- a CDS encoding glycosyltransferase; its protein translation is MLYFVTVNYYSTELIEQLIQSIQENSTLEYQVIIVNNSPGDGSIYQLERQSTVILESGENVGFGAGCNLGLDWVYQQDPQGIVWLINPDTLLGSEGWEKVPNLFVANPEVSILGTIVYEPTGTLWFAGGVFIPSQGAILEKNLVNLEADVDYVPCDWVTGCSLLINLGQFSECPTFDPDYFLYYEDFDFCRRYAAQGHIIGVTPKLSLIHSPSSIADTQVKQKFKHSTYSYLKTMEKYSPKRVLISRLFRLIAHGLILIFIKPEIARGKFAGLAQYWQRSPLVQAVLSPLKPRGSDVYFG
- a CDS encoding glucose-1-phosphate thymidylyltransferase produces the protein MKALILSGGKGTRLRPLTYSGAKQLVPVANKPILWYGIEGIVAAGITDIGIIISPETGEEVKSLTGNGDRFGAKITYILQEQPAGLAHAVKIARPFLGDTPFIMYLGDNLIQRPLNPFLDKFKAEQLDALILLRPVSNPSAFGVAKVDEKGKVLALVEKPKDPPSNLALVGIYFFSPQIHEAIANIQPSARGELEITDAIQRLLDWKTSVESCTLEGWWLDTGKKDDLLEANRIILDTQLEAQNHAEVDDHSHIIGRVQIGAGTKVINSSIRGPVIIGENCYLENCFIGPYSSIADQVKLVEADLEHSVVLHSAQIIGIHQRLVDSVIGRRAQLTVAPRRPKALRFMIGDDSQIELP
- the rfbD gene encoding dTDP-4-dehydrorhamnose reductase: MTQILLTGITGQLGQELSPILQAVGEVTGCDRQTLDLANPDSIHQVMATVKPQVVVNCAAYTAVDKAETEPELAMAINGTGVGILAAECHQLGARLIHVSTDYVFDGTQSHPYGETDTTHPLGQYGASKLAGEEAIRQVGGDAIILRTAWVYGTGGSGNFVKTMLRLGSQREELGVVTDQVGSPTWTGDLAAAIASMIQLAIPSGTYHYTNSGVASWYDFAIAIFEEAQALNFPLQIQRVKPISTEEYPTPARRPAYSVLSLAKIAATLGTYPPHWRQGLRQMLRNFSS
- the rfbC gene encoding dTDP-4-dehydrorhamnose 3,5-epimerase produces the protein MNIIPTDIPDVVIIEPKVFGDDRGFFLESYNQRTFAEKTGITAEFVQDNHSRSRQNVLRGLHYQIQQPQGKLLRVVVGAVFDVAVDIRKDSPTFGQWAGCLLSAENHRQFWIPPGFAHGFLVVSEMAEVLYKTTEYYAPHHERCILWNDPELGIDWPLNGATPILSEKDQAGLSLKDAEVFA
- a CDS encoding ATP-binding protein, with translation MRLSSMVMQLFDKYFPNTVLTRSVNWALKVRLLPYLAASVTVALLLAGVGVLNYSEQQRWKQQHRANVLNEVSAIRARLEQGLNQRLFLERGLVAYISALNSNIDPEQFDNLARVIVAKQQGIRSIALYENTIVSHMYPLAGNEAAIGFEPMSIPTEREAILRAIHTRSTVLAGPVDLVPEGVAFISRTPIFLTPSGAAPGSGSYWGMVGIIIDRDILFTEAGLFDTESQLKYAIRGNDGLGAAGGVFFGDPQIFKQSPVLLSVILPNGSWQLAAIPAEGWPAIAPFSRWLWTGGSVLALLAGGLVFILVSAPARLQDAVNRATTALRNSEDALKQANLDLKHLDRLKDEFLANTSHELRTPLNGIIGLAESLIDGAAGAVTSLQQKNLGMIVYCGYRLVHLVNDLLDFSKLKHKTIELQLKPIGMREIAEITLSICQPLIGAKNLQLINGIPAEVPLVLADENRVQQILQNLIANGIKFTSIGVIEVSAQLRESVADTPDYPNYLAITVSDTGIGIPEGQLDRIFESFEQGDGSTAREYGGTGLGLSITKQLVELHGGEITVESTVGVGSRFTFTLPIAPVEATPGEPLSYPGVSKPMIKEERQAVAFDASGKAPISPEESIGTVTLLNGDENSEQFKILIVDDEPVNLQVLVNHLSLQNYAITQASNGMEALDVIERGFKPDLILLDVMMPKMTGLEVCQKLRDVFPATEVPILMLTAKTQIDVLVEGFGSGANDYLTKPISKNELLARIKTHLRLSHINLAYSRFVPREFLEMLNKESIIDVKLSDSVNQSMSILFSDIRDFTSLSERMTPEETFKFINAYLSRMEPAIAANNGFIDKYIGDAIMALFNGEADDAVQAGIAMIRSLGEYNRDRLALGEQVIKIGIGINTGDLMLGTVGGKTRMDGTAIGDAVNLASRIEGLTKQYDVSLLISEFTFSRLKNPSHYGIRKIDTVKVKGKSELVTVYEVFDADPPDLKVSKLETKQDFETALFYYNQNSPEEAQELFERCLCQNPEDKVAQVYRDRTQEKLS
- a CDS encoding putative toxin-antitoxin system toxin component, PIN family; the encoded protein is MSPKLIVIDTNVLISAVLSPEGTARKAFNRVYQCFKIAQSYETYQELVTRIYKRKFDKYISDEEREDFLRVVKHYSQFVKVESQLEI